The following DNA comes from Frankia casuarinae.
CCCGGCGGACTAGTGCTGGTCGCCTGCTCCGGCGGCCCGGACTCCCTGGCGCTCGCCGCGGCCCTCGCGTTCGTCGCCCCCCGCCGCGCCCTGCGGGCCGGCATGGTCACGGTCGATCATGGCTGGGACACCGGCTCGACCGAACGGGCGGAGCGCGTCGCCCGCCAGGGTCGGGCCCTCGGCCTGGATCCGGTGGAGGTCCTGACCGAGCACACCGCTCGCTCCGAGGGGATCGCCCGACAGGCACGGCGGGCCGCGATCGCGGCGGCCGCCGACCGGCTCGGCGCCCGGGCGGTGCTTCTCGGCCACACGCTGGACGACCAGGCCGAGACGGTGCTGCTGAGGCTCGCGCGGGGCGCGGGCGCCCGCTCCCTCGGGGGGATGTCGGCTGACGACGGCCTGCTTAGCCGGCCACTGCTCGGGATCCGCCGCGCGGACACCAGGGCCGCTTGCCTCGCCGAGGGGCTCGAGGTGTGGGATGACCCGACGAACCGGGACCCAGCGTTCACCCGGTCCCGGGTGCGTCACACGGTCCTGCCAGTGATGGAGACGGAGCTCGGCCCGGGCATCGCCGAGTCGCTGGCGCGCAGTGCCGATCTGCTGCGGGCCGACGCGGACGCCTTGGACGCCATGGCCGCCGAGGTCTACGGCAAGGTCGTCAGGGCTCGTGGCCGGCCGTGCACCGGCGAGGTCGCCTTCGACGTCGCCGCGCTGGCCGGGCTCACCGCGGCGGTCCGCGGTCGGCTGCTGCGCCGGGCGGCCATCGACGTCGGAGCGTCGGCCTCCGCGCTGCGCGCGGAGCACATCTGGGCGGTGGAGGAGCTGGTGACGCGGTGGCGCGGGCAGAAGCCGGTACCGCTTCCCACCGGCGTGCTTGCCCGGCGATGGGAGAACAGGGTCACGCTGACCGGGCCGGTGGTTCCTCCACCGCCGCCAGCCGGCCCCGCCGCCCGACGGTCGGATGCCGCCCGACGGTCGGATGCCGTCACCGCGCCACACATCAAGGAGGACGACCAGGTGAGTCAGACCGCGACGACGACCCCCGACACCGGAGGCGCCCATGACGGCCCCCGGCACAGCCCGCATCCCGACATCGCCGAGGTCCTGGTCAGCTCGGACGAGATCGCCGCGAAGATCGTTGAGCTCGCGGCCAGGGTGGACGCCGACTACGCCGGCCGGGAGATCCTGCTCGTGGGCGTGCTCAAGGGCGCCGTCATGGTCATGGCGGACCTGTCCCGCGCGCTGACGGTCCCGCTGACCATGGAGTTCATGGCGGTCTCCTCGTACGGGTCGTCAACCTCCTCGTCTGGGGTGGTGCGCATCCTCAAGGATCTGGACCGGTCGATCGAGGGCCGGGACGTCCTGGTGGTCGAGGACATCATCGACTCCGGGCTGACCCTGTCCTGGCTGCTGAAGAACCTGCGCTCACGCGGCCCCGCCTCGCTTGAGGTCCTGGCGCTCTTCCGTAAGCCCGAGGCTGTCACCGTGGATGTGGATGTCCGATATGTCGGCTTCGATCTTCCCGGCGCGTTCGTCGTCGGGTACGGCCTTGACTACTCGGAGTACTATCGAACCCTGCCGTTTGTCGGGACCCTCACGCCCGCGGCGATCGAGAGGGGCGCCCCGGCCTGAGCCCGCTGGCCTTCCGCCCGCTCGGATACGCCCTCGGTCACCGCATCCGCCACGAGCGAAACACCGAACACCATCAGACCGCCACGATCGGAACAGCGCGGGCCGCCGATCCGTTGGTCGGATGTACGCGCGGTGAGATGCGCGCACCGGCGGTACCCTCGGCACAAGGGAATCCCGATCGAGGGCAGCACACACGTCAGGAGGGTGGAGCGCTCGTGTCCGGTGCTCCAGACAGATGACTCCAAGAAGAATCTTCCGCGGCTGGGTGCCACTGCTGCTCCTGGTCCTGTTCGTGATCATTCTCACGACGGGCGTCCTCTCGGGTCCCAGTGAGTACGGCAAGCGAGACCTGAACTTCGTCCAGCAGCAGATCGACGAAGGCCAGGTGGCGAAGGCCAAGATCCAGGATTCGAAGCAGCTCATCCAGATCCAGACGAAGGACGGCCAGAAGTTCGAGTCGTCCTATGTCACCGAACAGGGTGTCGTCCTGGCGAACGAGCTCCGCAACAAGCGGGTCGCCTACGACGTCTCGGTCGACCGTGGAAACATCCTGGTCTCGCTCCTGCTGAACCTGCTGCCCGTACTGCTGGTCGTCCTTCTGCTGTTCTTTTTCATGAACCAGATGCAGGGCGGCGGTAACCGGGTCATGAACTTCGGCAAGTCCAAGGCGAAGCTGGTGAGCAAGGACACGCCGAAGACGACGTTCGCCGACGTGGCCGGTGCGGACGAGGCCATCGAGGAGCTCGAGGAGATCAAGGAGTTCCTCGAAAACCCGGGCAAGTTCCAGGCGATCGGAGCCAAGATTCCCAAGGGGGTCCTGCTCTACGGCCCGCCGGGAACCGGCAAGACGCTGCTGGCCCGGGCCGTCGCGGGTGAGGCCGGGGTGCCCTTCTACTCCATCTCGGGTTCCGACTTCGTCGAGATGTTCGTCGGTGTCGGCGCCAGCCGGGTTCGCGACCTGTTCGAACAGGCCAAGGCCAACGCGCCCGCCATCATCTTCGTTGACGAGATCGACGCCGTGGGCCGCCACCGCGGAGCGGGACTCGGCGGTGGCCACGACGAGCGGGAGCAGACGCTCAACCAGCTCCTGGTCGAGATGGACGGGTTCGACGTCAAGGGCGGGGTCATCCTCATCGCCGCGACGAACCGGCCCGACATCCTCGACCCGGCCCTGCTGCGGCCCGGCCGCTTCGACCGGCAGATCGTCGTGGATCGGCCGGACCTGCTCGGCCGCGAGGCCATCCTGCGGGTGCACGCCAAGGGCAAGCCGATCGGCCCGGACGCCGACATGATGGTCATCGCCCGGCGGACCCCCGGGTTCACCGGTGCCGATCTGGCCAACGTACTGAACGAGGCAGCCCTGCTGGCCGCCCGCTCCAACCTGAAATTCATCTCGTCGGCGCTGCTCGAGGAGTCCATCGACCGCGTGATGGCGGGACCGGAGCGCAAGACCCGCGCGATGAGCGACAAGGAGAAGAAGCGCATCGCTTACCACGAGGGCGGCCACGCCCTCGTGGCGCACGCGCTGCCCAACTCCGACCCGGTGCACAAGGTGACCATCCTGCCCCGGGGGCGCGCGCTCGGGTACACGATGCAGCTTCCCCTGGAGGACAAGTACCTCTCGACCCGCTCGGAGATGCTCGACCGCCTCGCCGTCCTGCTCGGCGGGCGCACCGCCGAGGAGCTGGTGTTCCACGACCCGACCACGGGGGCGAGCGACGACATCGAGAAGGCCACCCAGATCTCGCGAGCAATGATCACCCAGTACGGGATGAGCGACAAGCTCGGCGCGATCAAGTTCGGCACCGAGAACAGCGAGGTCTTCCTCGGCAAGGAGGTCGGCCACCAACGCGACTACTCCGAAGAGGTCGCCAGTGA
Coding sequences within:
- the hpt gene encoding hypoxanthine phosphoribosyltransferase: MTPPIAGEDHTGHAGDVRPGDPAPRTVLSSRSPTPAVAAVRLAVRRAVTDLPPGGLVLVACSGGPDSLALAAALAFVAPRRALRAGMVTVDHGWDTGSTERAERVARQGRALGLDPVEVLTEHTARSEGIARQARRAAIAAAADRLGARAVLLGHTLDDQAETVLLRLARGAGARSLGGMSADDGLLSRPLLGIRRADTRAACLAEGLEVWDDPTNRDPAFTRSRVRHTVLPVMETELGPGIAESLARSADLLRADADALDAMAAEVYGKVVRARGRPCTGEVAFDVAALAGLTAAVRGRLLRRAAIDVGASASALRAEHIWAVEELVTRWRGQKPVPLPTGVLARRWENRVTLTGPVVPPPPPAGPAARRSDAARRSDAVTAPHIKEDDQVSQTATTTPDTGGAHDGPRHSPHPDIAEVLVSSDEIAAKIVELAARVDADYAGREILLVGVLKGAVMVMADLSRALTVPLTMEFMAVSSYGSSTSSSGVVRILKDLDRSIEGRDVLVVEDIIDSGLTLSWLLKNLRSRGPASLEVLALFRKPEAVTVDVDVRYVGFDLPGAFVVGYGLDYSEYYRTLPFVGTLTPAAIERGAPA
- the ftsH gene encoding ATP-dependent zinc metalloprotease FtsH → MTPRRIFRGWVPLLLLVLFVIILTTGVLSGPSEYGKRDLNFVQQQIDEGQVAKAKIQDSKQLIQIQTKDGQKFESSYVTEQGVVLANELRNKRVAYDVSVDRGNILVSLLLNLLPVLLVVLLLFFFMNQMQGGGNRVMNFGKSKAKLVSKDTPKTTFADVAGADEAIEELEEIKEFLENPGKFQAIGAKIPKGVLLYGPPGTGKTLLARAVAGEAGVPFYSISGSDFVEMFVGVGASRVRDLFEQAKANAPAIIFVDEIDAVGRHRGAGLGGGHDEREQTLNQLLVEMDGFDVKGGVILIAATNRPDILDPALLRPGRFDRQIVVDRPDLLGREAILRVHAKGKPIGPDADMMVIARRTPGFTGADLANVLNEAALLAARSNLKFISSALLEESIDRVMAGPERKTRAMSDKEKKRIAYHEGGHALVAHALPNSDPVHKVTILPRGRALGYTMQLPLEDKYLSTRSEMLDRLAVLLGGRTAEELVFHDPTTGASDDIEKATQISRAMITQYGMSDKLGAIKFGTENSEVFLGKEVGHQRDYSEEVASEIDIEVRRLIEAAHDEAWEILVTYRDVLDNLVLRLMDTETLSKDEVAEVFATVQKRPVRGIYTGVGRRVPSDRPPVQTPAELGLLTADVADLVNDPGHGNGAAGRGPGGNGTGGNRAGGHGQPAGVPGAPAGSGPGVDPSGPGGGVPHGTDVGGPGGNGSPGGHGYPQGQGTPAPPGGEGPAHDGPRIANPWAPPSWPSDDERRRR